In one window of Pelosinus sp. IPA-1 DNA:
- a CDS encoding SpoIID/LytB domain-containing protein translates to MKNKHKLKQLFLAIGVLILLAGGCSFLPSPAPKPAPEVPAPSPVEPIPGVELLNVNNYKNEPTITVWIADKGSVESMMLEKYLEGVVAKEMLPDWPIEALAAQAITSRTLTLHAIEAGTIKRLHHADVSTSKEELQAYAPELVNENVKEAVRRTRGQVLVYAGGLINAIYSSCNGQIAATKEESFPKEIPTPTPYFQPVTDQCFQYAPEKEKNWEVKIPGNEVAAAIGYHGNPADIRILEKGPSGRILTIGAGNQKIFGAEFRKAVGYDRLRSTLITEMNYDGQNFVFKGMGWGNGVGLCQWGAYTYAQQGKTAEDIVKAYYVGVDVIKLWQ, encoded by the coding sequence ATGAAAAATAAACATAAATTGAAGCAGTTATTTTTAGCCATTGGAGTGTTAATCCTATTAGCAGGAGGGTGTTCTTTTTTGCCTTCACCAGCTCCTAAACCTGCACCAGAAGTTCCGGCGCCTAGCCCAGTTGAGCCAATACCAGGAGTAGAGCTTTTAAATGTTAACAATTATAAAAATGAACCTACCATTACAGTATGGATTGCAGATAAAGGTTCTGTAGAAAGTATGATGTTAGAAAAATACTTGGAAGGGGTTGTTGCGAAGGAAATGCTGCCTGATTGGCCGATAGAAGCATTAGCCGCGCAAGCCATTACCTCAAGAACGCTAACCCTTCATGCCATTGAAGCAGGCACAATTAAACGCTTGCACCATGCTGATGTTAGCACCTCAAAGGAAGAGTTACAAGCTTATGCACCTGAGCTAGTTAATGAAAATGTCAAAGAAGCAGTGCGTCGTACTCGTGGACAGGTATTGGTATATGCCGGTGGTTTAATAAATGCCATTTATAGCTCCTGTAATGGACAAATTGCCGCTACGAAGGAAGAGAGTTTCCCGAAGGAGATTCCGACGCCTACGCCCTATTTTCAGCCCGTGACTGATCAGTGTTTTCAATACGCACCCGAGAAAGAAAAAAACTGGGAAGTTAAGATACCTGGTAATGAAGTAGCAGCTGCCATAGGTTACCATGGCAATCCAGCAGATATTAGAATCTTAGAAAAAGGACCTTCAGGTCGTATCCTGACCATAGGCGCAGGGAACCAAAAAATATTTGGTGCTGAATTTAGAAAGGCAGTGGGTTATGATCGGCTACGATCCACATTAATTACAGAAATGAATTATGATGGCCAAAATTTTGTGTTTAAGGGCATGGGCTGGGGTAATGGTGTAGGGCTGTGTCAGTGGGGGGCCTATACTTACGCACAGCAAGGGAAAACAGCAGAGGATATTGTAAAAGCCTATTATGTCGGAGTGGATGTAATAAAATTGTGGCAATAA